Genomic DNA from Octopus bimaculoides isolate UCB-OBI-ISO-001 chromosome 3, ASM119413v2, whole genome shotgun sequence:
ACCTGCCTTTTTCAGGTGAAAGGAACCtaagttcattaaaaaaaaaacgaaaaaaaaacgtagagctgctatttctagcaggtcgagaaaCTACGTTGATTCAGTTAACGACTTGATGCTAATCAGTCAATGGTCctttctttatagattatttgcatatattatgGTAGGCCTCTTTACGTCGAAAGCAACTTAACCCTGCCAAGCTTATATAAGATCCTCCGGTCGATAATTTAGACTAAAAACTTTAGGTGGTGTTCCAgcctaaatttattttttattccccaTTCAATGAATATTTTCTGCTGTTATAACTAAAAAGAACCTGGTCGCAAAACAATGTTTAGATCATTTAATACGGATTCCTATTAAAATTAGTTTGGTAGGATGAGTAGAATTTGTTGCGTAATGAGACTACAAACAGCTGTCAGAATCAGATGTTTGGCAAGCAAACGACAAGTCCTAatgaagcagacctatgatcaaatgcattccaactgtgactacCTCTTTTCAAttcatatactgtatgtatggGAATATGGATATAATTAGCTGAAACAACTAAAGAATCACATTATTCAATATAACCCTCGTTTTTGTTAGACGGTGATAAGGAAAATGCGAGAAATTAACAGTACTTCATTTTTTGGAATTAGATGAAAATGGTAGAAAGGAAGGCGTGAGAAGTTGGTTAAAAATTCAAAgctgaatatatgtaatatgcaatacatggatcttgttcaaaacgggggcaccagctttcatttatgttttatgtagtgtttttggtaccgaaagactttcaaacttcgtatacttatctattttgtgttatagaacagaaaaatactggtacccccgttttgaacaagatcccaaagTTGTTCAGAGAATGAGTTACAATTAGATGTTAtttacaataagtaccagttgagtactggggtcgatgtaatggattgATATCTCACCCAaatttgctggttttgtgcctaaaaatgaaaccaatttacacgtagaaaaaattatttaacccattacctaccagtgatctcatatgagatcacttaaaaattacaaatttcgtaattatctgtcaatatttacacatatctaacctttttgctatatatactaggtatatttctctgatattcaaatgacgtttgctaatttttcacccaatatctcgcttatttctatctaaaatgttattttgaaatgttattttgatcatttcagCGTGTTTCTagggctgttttatgctagaaatcaaagtttcataaaaaaattccagttaatagaattatgggggGTAATGGGTCAAGGGAGCACCaaatagtaaaatagaaaataatatgcaGTGAGGGAAACAGTATTggtaaatttttatttgttatttgccTNNNNNNNNNNaaaaaaaaaaaaaaaaaaaaaaatgtctaagatttttctttaaagaatttTGAGACAAAGATTGAAATGTGAAATGACGAAAGAGAAGCGTCCAAACTTCATAAGTTCAGTTCAGTAAGCGCAGAATAAAGTAATTCATTCTTTACTTTACATTCACGCCCGCTTTCTGCACCGACTTGTCATTGATAGTTGTATTTATTATAcgggctagaaatagcagccaggttACATAATACTGCTTTTAGAAAAGGAACGGACGCATTAATGTAGTCCTAAAATCCCTAAGAAGACAGGATAGTCACGTCCGTACCCTTTCGAGACGTTTGCAGGATATAGGCTGACTTGGGGTTAAGCAACATTGTATTCGTTATATCAATTATTGGCGCCGTTTttgaaggtttaaaaaaaaaattcttcttgaGCTATCGTTCAGTTTGGCACTGataattctttgtattttaagcacaaagtttgaaattttgggggattggGTATGTCGATGATATCGATCCCAGGAacaaatggtactttatttcatcgatcatcAAAAGTTTAAATTGATCTCAGCAGAAcgtgaaatcagaacgtaaagatggacgaaatgccgctaaacatttctccCAGGCTCGCCGCCTTCGAGAAACGGTACTAATAAAATAACGCACTTCTAACAGATATTAATGCAACCCTATCAATATCTTTTTCTTCGTAATGGATAGGATTGTGTTAAATTACGCTCCTCCTCCCAAAAAGTGAAATAATACAAGCGACATTTCAAGGGtcgttcaacttgctagaaacagcagccaaattctcCCTAAAAGAGATGACACATCGTCTTATTTGACttattggatgatgtagtctaGCAAAAGGATTCTCAAAGTGGGTTCTGTGAAAAAATTCCGGGGTTTCGAGTGATAAAATtgaataaagatttattttataaaagcaaTGCTTTCCACCATTTTCAATTTAaagtcctatatatgtatatatattctttcaaaaataatttttatttcagataAGGTCTTGAAATTAGGATGACGGTGGGTTTTGTGACTTTTTGAAAATCATATAACGGGTTCCGAGTAAAATTAGTTGGTGAACCACAAGTCTTAGTATATACCATAAtcgaaaataaagacagaatagTCAAAACTGGAAAATATGATCATATACCAGTGAAGTCGGATAGATTTAATATTTCCCTAAGGCTCCAAAAATGTAAATAGAATtgcaataaaagacaaaaaaaagtgtgtgtgtgtgtgtgtgtgtggggggctaAAACAGCCACACCACTAACAATTTAGCTAATCTATTTACAATCCCAGTTACAGACCAAAATGTGTTTTATCACCGTAGATAGCAAATTCAATGATAAGGAAAATGCTATTTTGCTCACCCTACTCCCTGATCATTGCAATTCACATTACTGTGTTTCTGATGTTGAAAACCTGAAAAATAACtcgcgttattattattacaatcttACTTTCTAAGCAAATTTCATAAAGTGTCCAAACCACTttacgtgtgaatgtgtgaagaAATATGTCGTCATTCATCCTACTCAATTCTGCAcgtatcatttattattattattattattatccatttatAGATGTTAATCATATGCAATGCAAACTTCACACTCCCACCCTGCAATTTgcgtatattaataaaaaaaaaaaagaaaaagtagctGAACCACTTGTACCATAGATTAACTTTATCTGTGAAATATATCTGGGACTAAGAAGTCTACTACTTGGTAAATAAAATGCTTGACCTCTGCTAGTGTTCTATTTTTCAAAGGCTTTATTTCAATGCGTCAACTGTCGCCACCAAAAGCGATCGACTGGCAGGGAAAAACGAACCTGTCTCATGGAGAATCTGCGAACTCAAATCTggattttgtataaaaatattcccGTTGATtacaatgttaatatttattcattaaatgttatttaaaggttagtttgcatatttatttcttactttataattaaaatttcgtAATTAATGTAAGGTATTTATCTGCATTAAAGAATGTTTAATGCGGCCTTCTTGGgttaaactaaagcgtttgactcgtgcatttttttcttcatattcgtttagtcaagttgttttacacctattatactaatcttctttggactttttgctcgggtcaaacgctttagtttaacCGCCTTCTTTACGCCTGTATGAAACTCATCTAAATTTGGTAGGATCAAATAGCGACGTTGCTTCGAAGGCTTAGGCGTCACAAACCTATTATCTCTGCATTAACTTGACGCCTCAGACTCGTGGGTAACAATTTCTACAAAAGAGAAGGGCGACATCTCCAAAATGAGATATTTTGCGTATCCTCACTGTTTAAAACAAAACAGCTTGTATCTATATTCTTTCTTCACCACGGttgattttataaaaatattagaaatttctgtCTCATTTTTAATCTTCATCTTAAAAATTGTTTCAAGGATTATGGCCGGAGTAAACATGCCCTCGAATACCTTTGCGGTGTTTATTTTTTCAGTGTACTCCAAGATGAGCATTTTACATATCTAAAACATTTTCGGACCAGACATTGTACATTTAAGGATACTATTTATGACAGATCGAAAATCAATTCCTATATGGAAAACTCGGTGTTTAGGACTTCTCTGGCAATATATTTGGGCTCCTTTAGTGTAGTTACAATCTGCTGCCACGGTTTTCATCTGAGGATAAATTCCCAGGAAAAGATGGGTATTACTTTCTGAGCGGgcaaaatagatttaaaattacAGCATAGTTgctacgtttatatatttgtaatgccGTTACAAAGCGACTTAAGACGACACCTGAATGGTAAATTAACCTATTCAATTGGACTAGCACCAACCGGTTGGGTTGAAAATGTCCAGTACGATAAGCTGCAAGCGGTTTACTTCGGATATCTTTAGAATCGTTTTCTTAAGTAATCAGTAGAGAATGACGATACGTAAGGGTTAATGGCCCTAAAAAGGACCTTTAATAATAGTACTAAGAAACCAAAATGTTTACTTAGCGGGTCTCTGGGTCTTCTTGGGAAGAAGAACTGCTTGGATGTTGGGAAGGACGCCACCCTGCGAGATAGTAACACCTGATAAAAGTTTGTTCAGTTCCTCGTCGTTGCGGATGGCTAACTGCAAGTGACGCGGAATGATTCTAGTCTTCTTGTTGTCTCTGGCAGCATTTCCAGCCAACTCCAAAACTTCAGCAGCTAAGTATTCCATTACAGCTGCTAGGTAGACAGGAGCTCCGGCGCCAATTCGCTCGGCATAGTTTCCTTTACGGAGGAGACGGTGGATACGGCCGACAGGGAACTGAAGTCCAGCACGGGATGAACGAGTCTTGCTCTTTCCTCTCACTTTGCCTCCTTTTCCACGTGCAGACATAGTTATATAGAATGTAGATCACTTAAATAAGTGTACAGTGAGCTTAAATGGGAAATCTACCTTTATATAGACTTCTGTAGGCTCCAGCAGTTAGTAAAAATCATTTTTTCTCACCATTGTCATGTGATTATTGCATATGTCAATTTTCACCAATGAAATTAAAACGCGCCAAACTATTTGGTGTTACTTGTCTGGTGAGCCTACTTGTCAGCTATAAATAGAGTAAACTTGTCAGTGTTGTCACTTCGCATCGAATCTCGCATTCAGTCATGCCACCTACACCAACACCCGTCAAAGGAGCCAAAAAGGCGTCCAAATCTAAAGTCCCACGTACTggagacaagaagaagaagaggaagaggaaggaaagtTATTCTATCTACATCTACAAAGTCATGAAACAAGTTCATCCTGATACTGGCATCTCGAGCAAAGCTATGTCTATCATGAACAGTTTCGTTAACGATCTGTTCGAAAGAATCGCTAATGAGGCCAGCCGTTTAGCTCACTACAACAAACGTTCAACCATCAGCAGTCGTGAGGTCCAGACCGCTGTCCGTCTTCTCCTCCCTGGTGAGTTGGCCAAACACGCTGTCTCTGAAGGTACAAAAGCTGTCACAAAATACACCAGCACCAAGTAAATCTTTCTCGTATTTGAAAACTCAATGGCCCTTTTAAGGGCCCTTCATATCCTAACCATTGTTCATCTCAACCTATTGTCGAGTTAAGCTATCATTGTCGCTATTGCTTTCATAGTTACAAGCAAATACATAGACCGAAATAAACTTCATACGACGGGATTTGATCATTATTGGGCATATCCATACCTGGGTGGACAActttattatcaaatttatttcatcaaatctAGCTCGTCGCTAGCTGACATACCAACACTGGATTCGCGTTAGTTATTGTCATTCAGCCCCAGGTTAAGTTCGTGCTTTGGCATTATTTCCAGGCTTTATCCAACGTATCCCGGATTACGTTATTTCTCTTATTTcccatttcaaaatttatttcagaCGTTAAACTAGGAGACACTCCGAAACATTTGTCCTTTATTAAAAACCCATCAGTAAGTGTAGAAATTTCAATCCCAATCAAAAGAAAGCACAGTATTGTTCTGGTACCAGATGGATAAGTCGTGGATTTTGGAACGCCTTTAAAAGATTGGATGACTACGTGAGACTACCTACAAAGGCATTTCCCCGCAAGTTCTATTTTCCATTTCAAACTTTATTTCAGACGTTGAACTAGGGGATACTCCGAATCGTTTATCCTTTATTAAAAACCCACCAGAAAGTGTAGAAATTTCAACCCTAATCAAACGAATAGTTTACTGGTACCAGATCAGATACACAACTAACGGAACTTCCTCCCATCAACGACCATAACAGGTTTAAGGAAATCAAATGTTGAGAAAAATGATTTCGTTAAGTCATTTACTTTTTATTGATATCTTCTAACACCTAGAACAGACTTAGTGCAATTTTATAGCCTCACTGTTGATATTGTTCAGAGGTATCTCGGCGCAACTTAGAAGTTGCAATGAGGCTGTTTAACGATCACCGTACTGATTAGCCAGCCTGAGGGTCATGCATCTTCctaaaataagaaccaaaattACTTAGTTTTTAGTTTTGATCCATTTAGCAAAACTCTTTTATCAAGAAACCGTCTAATCGCGCCCTGTTCCAGTCGAACTGATGTGTCAGGCATATAAACATTTACCTCAAGCGTCGTTGGAGGGCGGCTAGAATAGCTTTTGGTGATGAATTGTTCTCTATGCAGAAATTGTGCATATCAGGAAAATGCTTTGCATGTCAATCCAATAATTCCTACATGAACTACACCTTGTTCTAGACAAGTGATTCCCAACCGATTTTTGGCCATACCCCACCGAATTATTTCTAAAATCCTGATGCAttcttgtgatatttaatttttattattcaaaatttggttaatgtttacaatattacccggaaacaaaataaaaaaagaagtgtagggaacgaatatgaaaaaaaacaaagaaaagattttCCCACATNNNNNNNNNNNNNNNNNNNNNNNNNNNNNNNNNNNNNNNNNNNNNNNNNNNNNNNNNNNNNNNNNNNNNNNNNNNNNNNNNNNNNNNNNNNNNNNNNNNNNNNNNNNNNNNNNNNNNNNNNNNNNNNNNNNNNNNNNNNNNNNNNNNNNNNNNNNNNNNNNNNNNNNNNNNNNNNNNNNNNNNNNNNNNNNNNNNNNNNNNNNNNNNNNNNNNNNNNNNNNNNNNNNNNNNNNNNNNNNNNNNNNNNNNNNNNNNNNNNNNNNNNNNNNNNNNNNNNNNNNNNNNNNNNNNNNNNNNNNNNNNNNNNNNNNNNNNNNNNNNNNNNNNNNNNNNNNNNNNNNNNNNNNNNNNNNNNNNNNNNNNNNNNNNNNNNNNNNNNNNNNNNNNNNNNNNNNNNNNNNNNNNNNNNNNNNNNNNNNNNNNNNNNNNNNNNNNNNNNNNNNNNNNNNNNNNNNNNNNNNNNNNNNNNNNNNNNNNNNNNNNNNNNNNNNNNNNNNNNNNNNNNNNNNNNNNNNNNNNNNNNNNNNNNNNNNNNNNNNNNNNNNNNNNNNNNNNNNNNNNNNNNNNNNNNNNNNNNNNNNNNNNNNNNNNNNNNNNNNNNNNNNNNNNNNNNNNNNNNNNNNNNNNNNNNNNNNNNNNNNNNNNNNNNNNNNNNNNNNNNNNNNNNNNNNNNNNNNNNNNNNNNNNNNNNNNNNNNNNNNNNNNNNNNNNNNNNNNNNNNNNNNNNNNNNNNNNNNNNNNNNNNNNNNNNNNNNNNNNNNNNNNNNNNNNNNNNNNNNNNNNNNNNNNNNNNNNNNNNNNNNNNNNNNNNNNNNNNNNNNNNNNNNNNNNNNNNNNNNNNNNNNNNNNNNNNNNNNNNNNNNNNNNNNNNNNNNNNNNNNNNNNNNNNNNNNNNNNNNNNNNNNNNNNNNNNNNNNNNNNNccgctgaattgcctcgagttctgctgtccgtttgacactgtgtggtgaccacaactgagagcaatagtctaggcggctcaggacaaatgtcttccatagagtcaacatgactttttgatcccttgtacggaatgtcctAAGTATCCACCCCGCCAGCTGTCTGCACtttgtatgccagttgggaggcacttgtggccttgtagcgcagtacttgaaatttttccgcattgaactgcatattattttgctctgcccactcatatattgtatttaggtcattctgtaggcttacaatatcatcaggattctttattgcctgaggtagttttgtgtcatcagcgtagctagtgacagtggctctccgagtgaccgtgatatatatatatgaatatatatatataaatatgaatatataatatatatatttatataatatatatataatatatatatatatatgaatatatgatatatatatatgaatatatatatataaatatgaatatataatatatatatttatataatatatatataatatatatatatatatgaatatatgatatatatatatgaatatatatataaatatgaatatataatatatatatttatataatatatatataatatatatatatatatgaatatatgatatatatatatgaatatataatatatattatatatatattatatatatttatattactcttttactcttttacttgcttcagtcctttgactgcagccatgctggagcaccgcctttagtcgagcaaatcgaccccaggacttattctttggaagccaagtacttattctatcggtctcttttgctgaataaaactagaataataaataaagtaaaaatagggATGACTGAGGAAAGAtgaatatagataaaataaatttattgttaatttataGTCAACTATAAATTGATATCAAAAGTAACAGCACAACTgattaaagggagataactattgCTTTTGTCATTTCAGATCGTATTCTAAGAAGTTATATTAGCTGTCTTTTCGATCCACATCTTACTTGTTTTCATTATATGAAAAttaatcgacttcagtacttaagtgatactttattttattgacccccaataGGAAGAAGAATATAGTTTatactggaatttgaactcagaacagaaaagaGCTCGAGCCTTAAGGAATTTTATTCTTAAGGAAATTTATTCAGTTCTTTAACGATTCTGTTAGTCGAGTTTTAAAACAAATGCAGTGGGTACTTTATATTACATTTACTATACAAGGAAGGACTGCaaccaagtatttttttttaacgtcAGCTAGGCAgccttactactactgctgcgaAGCCGTTTTACCAACATTTGAATAAAGttcatctgtgagaaaaacaaaacaaactcgtCATATGAATTAAGCgcaataccgtaaatcctc
This window encodes:
- the LOC106869247 gene encoding histone H2A, which codes for MSARGKGGKVRGKSKTRSSRAGLQFPVGRIHRLLRKGNYAERIGAGAPVYLAAVMEYLAAEVLELAGNAARDNKKTRIIPRHLQLAIRNDEELNKLLSGVTISQGGVLPNIQAVLLPKKTQRPAK
- the LOC106869248 gene encoding histone H2B, gonadal, producing the protein MPPTPTPVKGAKKASKSKVPRTGDKKKKRKRKESYSIYIYKVMKQVHPDTGISSKAMSIMNSFVNDLFERIANEASRLAHYNKRSTISSREVQTAVRLLLPGELAKHAVSEGTKAVTKYTSTK